One genomic region from Pyrobaculum islandicum DSM 4184 encodes:
- a CDS encoding cysteine hydrolase family protein — MLPDYVRVPRVNIVDRVSIPSKRAAVIVVDMQNDFAHPNGRLYAPSSREIIPRIVSLLERARRSGVRVIYTKDTHYGDDPVEFPIWGPHVIRGTWGWEIVDELKPREGDIVVEKMRYDAFFGTPLDHILRMYGVQHLVVTGTVANICVLHTVASARLRLYDVVVPVDAVAALNEFDYAAALRQMDFLYRVTLTKTDGVEFV, encoded by the coding sequence ATGTTGCCTGATTACGTCCGCGTGCCCAGGGTGAATATCGTCGATAGAGTCTCTATCCCATCTAAAAGAGCCGCCGTAATTGTCGTAGATATGCAAAACGACTTTGCCCACCCCAACGGGAGGCTGTACGCGCCTTCCTCCCGCGAGATCATCCCGAGGATCGTCTCCCTCTTGGAGAGGGCGAGGAGGAGCGGCGTGCGGGTGATATACACAAAGGACACACACTACGGGGACGACCCGGTGGAGTTTCCCATCTGGGGGCCCCACGTCATTAGGGGCACCTGGGGCTGGGAGATCGTAGACGAGCTGAAGCCCAGGGAGGGGGACATAGTAGTGGAGAAGATGAGGTACGACGCCTTCTTCGGCACGCCTCTCGACCACATACTCCGGATGTACGGCGTCCAGCACTTAGTGGTCACGGGGACTGTGGCCAACATCTGCGTCCTCCACACGGTTGCCAGCGCTAGGCTGAGGCTCTACGACGTGGTGGTGCCCGTCGACGCGGTGGCGGCGCTGAACGAGTTCGACTACGCCGCCGCCCTCAGGCAGATGGACTTTCTCTACCGCGTGACCCTCACCAAGACAGATGGTGTCGAGTTTGTATAA
- a CDS encoding RidA family protein, whose translation MKEVIYTENAPKPIGPYSQAIKVGNMLFVSGQIPVDPKTGEVVKGGIREQTRQVMENIKAVLEAAGYTLEDVVMAFVFLADLNTFQEYNEVYSQYFKKPPARVTVQAARLPKDVLIEVAVIAVR comes from the coding sequence ATGAAAGAAGTCATCTACACAGAAAACGCCCCCAAGCCCATCGGGCCCTACTCCCAAGCTATTAAAGTAGGGAATATGTTGTTCGTCTCCGGCCAGATACCGGTGGACCCAAAGACTGGGGAGGTGGTAAAGGGCGGGATAAGAGAGCAGACCAGACAAGTCATGGAGAACATAAAAGCGGTGCTGGAGGCCGCCGGCTACACCCTAGAGGACGTAGTGATGGCCTTCGTCTTCCTCGCAGACCTCAACACATTCCAGGAATACAACGAGGTCTACAGCCAGTACTTCAAAAAGCCCCCCGCCCGCGTCACAGTACAAGCCGCCCGCTTGCCAAAAGACGTATTAATAGAGGTGGCAGTTATAGCCGTGAGGTGA
- a CDS encoding winged helix-turn-helix domain-containing protein, which yields MKRRGRFYPDLHVVTKILLLLADGRSRREAALLSGVSYSRFQQYVEYLKERGFVTGDEELRLTPKGAEAAARLAQLIKELTGEEPRDVKRK from the coding sequence ATGAAAAGGCGAGGGAGATTCTATCCTGATCTCCACGTTGTGACGAAAATCCTGCTCCTTCTCGCAGATGGACGTAGCAGGAGAGAGGCGGCGTTGCTGTCCGGGGTGAGCTACAGCCGCTTTCAGCAATACGTGGAGTATCTAAAAGAGAGGGGGTTCGTAACGGGCGACGAGGAGCTGAGACTGACGCCCAAGGGGGCAGAGGCCGCGGCTAGGCTTGCCCAGCTTATAAAAGAACTAACGGGAGAGGAGCCTAGAGACGTAAAGAGGAAGTAG